CCGATACCGTGGCCAAACTTCTCGTAGCGCTTCTTTAGCCAGGCCCGGTTGCTGTTCCAGTAGTCGCCCTTGCCTTCGGTTACCACATCAACCCAATATTCACCGATCTGCTTCGCGATGAACTCGTCGTGGTTGTGTTCGCCTGAATAGAACAGGATGACGTGCAGGTGCAGTCCCGTGTCGTGTCCCTGTTCGATTGCCCAGACGTAGTTCCTGATACCTGCCATGAGCTTGTTGAAGCGACGTGCGGCGAAGAGCCGGTCCCGGTGCTGCTGCATAGTCTCCGGTGTGATCCAGCGACGATATTTCGGCTTGTAGCGTAACGTCAACGAGAGCACCAACCACCGGCCTTTCGCCTCGAACATCTCTTCTTCCATTGCAAGTACGTTCTCCTCGTTGCGTTTCGTATTGAACTGGCGGAGACGCTCCTCCTCCTTAAACTCACGTGACTCACAACGCATGCTGATCTCTGCGATCAGCATGTTGAACGCGTCCATGGACCTCGCTCCGTCAGCACGGGCAATCTCGCCCGGCTCTTCGAAATGGAAGTTTTGCTGGCCAATCAATCCCATCGCCTTGCATACGCTGTAGAACACTTCGACTCGTGCTGAATAACGGTACTGGTCCGAATACCGCTCGATCCAGTCGTTCAACAGTCGATAGTATTTCTTGCCAAGGTATAGCTCATGGATCGTCTTTCTCCCGCTGTAGCGCGCTGTCTTTTCAATGAACCCTCCCTTCCATCCTCTCTGGATTGCTTTCACGAACTTCTCGATACCGAACAGATGTCGTGACCCATAGCCCTGGTGGATGACAAAGGTGCTGCGACCATTGATGTTTGTTTCTTCGAGGTTCATCCGCTCGTCGAGGTGAGCGATGACCTCCAGCGCTTCCTGGTCTTCGGTGATTTCGTGCATGGTTGAGTAATGATGTGTCGTCACCATGGGTGACGGTTGTTGACGTTAGGTCTTTTGTTCGTCGTATTGCTGAATTGTCTGCTAGCAATGCTCAGCTAGCGACGAATCTGAGACCTCCTTTTTGTCGTTGACTGATATGCCTGGGATCCTGCTCAAGTGTCCCTGCCTCTACGTGACATGAACTCGAATCGATCGAGACTTCACTCGTGTCAGAAGGTACTTGCGTCTTTACCCATGCTCTCCCATATAGTTTGCTTTCTAACACTATCTATTCCATTAGAAGCATAAGTAGCAACCACTGCAATCACACGACGTTCACCACGATTCAATCGACAACAGTCCAAAGAAGCTTGCGTTCTTGTCATGTTCCTTATGTGCATACGTACACACGCAGTAAGAATTTAGTTGCGTCAACTTGCTGTACTGAGATTCGCTGGTCTATCTGGACAAGACTGCATAAATGCTGCAGGCTAAGGCTGCAGCAGGCAGTCGACAAACCACGGGAACTTGTGGGATTAACAGGATTCCATGAAACGGGCAACAGGGCTCAGCTCTGGCGCCCACAGAAAGCATAGCCAGCCTTGATTCGTAGCGACATCTGCGACAGTCGCGGAAGTCGACACGAAAATCGACACAGGCCGCATCAAGAAAATGCCACCCGAAGGTGGCGTTCTGATCATTGGTACATCAGCGAATTGAAGTAGTTCGGGTTCAGTGCAATCATGATTCTGTTCGATGGGCCGTCCTTGAACAGGCCAATCCGGCCTTGCGCCGTCATAGCGTGAATGACGGGTTCAAGCTGCCCCTTGCTCCTCAAATGGTTGGGGCCATTCCGAAGCACCTGATTCTTGCCGACATTCAACAACCCCACCTTCCAGTAGTTGAAGTACAGGTGCTTCTCGACGGCCACCATGTTTTCCAACATCGTTGGAGTCATGGCCTGTGGCGAAAATAGGCGTTTGTACTCGTGCAGATGCCATTCGACGATGGCTTTCGCCCGATTGAACGTATCGAGCGTGATCCGGCCTTTTTGCCTCGTGAAGAAGTGCAGCAGCGCTGCGACACGACTCACGATTTCCATGACCTTCGATGCGAAATCGTGGATGTCGCTCAAATACTGCCAAGGCTGGATCATGCCTTCCGTAACGTTCACCATCCTGATCCAGTCTGCCGCTGCTGCCGGGTCAAATTCGATGACCTGCCGCTTGACCTCACCTGACTTCATCATCGAGTCGTACCGATCCAGCAGTTCCTTAACGCGTGAATGAAAGGCTGGCAAGTGATGCCATTCCTCGTCAATGTAGGTGATGAACCGGAATCCTTGGGTCGAGTCTGGTGCACCGACAAGGTATCGCGCCCAAAAGCCCGACCCACGCGCGACGGCTCCGCGATCCTGCTGATAGACATCGAGCACCGCATCCTGCACCATAATGTTCACCGTCACGCGCGGCTGCCTCGCGATGATGCTGCCCGTGCTTACCCGGTCGAACACCAGCAGCTGTGCTCCATCCCAACCCTTGTTGCGCAGCCCAGCGCGATTCATCAGACCGCCCTTGAACACGACCTCCCCCTCATCAGAGGCGATGGCAATGGACCGCCCTTCGCCTTCCAGGATGTGCATCAACGCAGCTTCCGTCGCGTTCTGGTGAATGAACCGGCGCGAGCGGGGTTTGACCGGCTCCTCCTTCAAGTGCTGATCGAGCCTCATGCGCAGATCGTCTACGCTGCCACCCTCCTTGACGGCTTTCGCGATAATGCCCTTGATAGCCGACTCGACCGTCTTCCAGAAACTGTAGTCGGACCTGTACTGACGCAGATCGTGTTCATACTGGCCGACACTGGCTTCGTCATGGGCATAGATCGGGGCGCCAACGATCTTGTCGGTAGCGGTCTTGCGCTCACCGGATTCGGCCTTGACGAGCACGTTCAACGATACCGGGCTTATTTGCCCGATTGGCAGCTTCACATCAATCAAGCCCTGACACACGATCGACATCGTCGCCAGGAAGGAGGTTGCAACCAGTGCATCGGGCGACTTGACCTTGTTCATCACTTCATACATTGCGTCCTCAATCTCCGCCGGAAAGGCATTGATCGGATAGAGAGGCGGCGCTTGGTTAAAACCGTTGTTCACTTTCTCAATCCCCCCAAACGTGGGGCACCGAAGTGCCTCAGAATTGTTCAGACCTGCTCGGTGTGTCTCGCCACCAGTTCATTCCATTTCTTCCGGAATGTTGCAGGTGAATATTTCGCACCGAGCTTTTCGTAATTCACACGTATCCGTGCCAGACTCACGCCGGCCTCGAAGCGCTCGAATGCCTTGCGGAAGTGCTCTTCAAGGATCGTCTCCTTCCTTTCCTTGTCGTCCGCTAGCAGGGCATCCCAGCCGTCATGGGATTTCTCAGATCGACCGTCGCTGCCAAGCTGTTCATCGCGCATAGTCTTCTCGTCGCTCATGTCTTTCTCCTTCACGCAGAGGCTTTCTTCTTCAGATAACAAGCCGTCGCTTCGCCTAGAATGCGCGTTGCGCAGCCGATCTTGAAGGGCTTAGGGAGATCGCTATCTGTCTTCTTCCACTCCGCGTAAGCCCACGATCTAGATTTGGCGATGATCTGGCAAAACTCTTTCACGCTGAGAACAGGCGGTATTTCGTTCAGTGTCATGTAACACCCATCATTTCGATGGCCAGCAGCGTGTCCGCGCGCTCGCGCGTTGGCAGTGCTGCAGCTCATTGTTGAAGATCAGCGGAACTCCGCAGCCACCACGACCTGCGCCGCTCCTGTCCTGCCTGTACCGATCTTTGCCTCACTGCACTGCATCGATCGATGTCGCCATCGTAGGGATGCAGCTCCATCCTCTCTACGCGTCTGCTAAAAGAAAAATTCGGGGCATAAAAACCCTTCCGTTGAAGGGTTATGAACCGTGGAAGGGGGACTGGAGAGCTGCGGCGCACCTCCGGGTCGGGGAGATCAGGGCTTGCGGCCACAGAAGTGCAGCCGCGTTGCGCGCGTCGAAGCAAACGGGCCAGCCGAAGCTGACCTGTCCGCTGATGCAAACTTAGAGCATGATGTTTGGCCGGCACCGCCACTGGCGGCCAAGCCGCGATGCACTGGTCGCGGCGCCCCCGACGCGGGCGCGCACCAAGGTTGAGGTACGCTGGGTGCGTCAACGCCGCGCGGCCTCAGAGATGTAGGGCTGCCGCCTTCCAACGAAGTGCGAGGATCGTCAGAAGAATCCGAACGGAATCCTGAATTCGGACTAGCCCAGCAATTTTATTGGCCGCACCGGCACCGCTTTGCTAACGGCAGGTCTGTGCCAACGGCTATTGCCAGGCTAAGCCTTGGGCCTGATGCGGTACCGGAATCTCTCCGGTTGCTCCTTGACCCACCCCCCAATCGTTCTCGGCAGGTTGGAGGGCTCCATACCGCAACCCTCTACAAGCTGGACACATGCTTTTCCCGCCAGTTCATCTGCCACTCTGTCAATGGCTTCCCGGCCGGAAATCCAGCCGCCATCTGGCTCCAGCTCCGTAAGTAACTCAATCACTCTCGCCTTGACGGGCTCATAGTTAGCCGCCTTGCCGTGTCCGCCCGCGCGGGCTCTTTCCTTAAAACGATGGCGGGGGTTTGGGATCAGCATCTCCGAGCTAGACCAATAGCGCGCGCGCTCAACGCAGTACGAAGCGTGCTCCAGAGCGTTTCTTACCAACGCATCGGTACCTTCGATCAAGTAAGCGGTCGCCATGAGCGGCGCGTAAAGATGTGCGTCATTGCCGTAGTTGGCGATGGCTCGAACTGGGATTTGCGCGTGGTATTCCAGGGCATCCACAGAACCCCCCGATTTCATCGCCTCTCTGAGCTCCGCCTCGATTGCGATCCAGTCCTCGCTCAGCTCATTATCAACGATATAGCTGCGCACGGCCTCCTGCGCACGGGAGAATCTGCTCCTTAGAGCCTCTGGGGATTCAGGCAGGTCGGACTCTAGATCTCGTGTAAAACGCGTGATCCAAGCGCCGTTCGCGGAGCGCGCCCCTTTCATGGAGATCGTTCTCGGTTCGTCGATGCCCTCACGGTAAAGCGTCACCGAGATCTGGAAGCTAACTAGGTCCGCATCTTTCAGCAGCTTCCGCATCTTGCCAAACATCTTCCGTGCGTGCGTCATTAAATCCAAATTGCTGAAATCTATCGCAAAGT
This Caballeronia sp. LZ062 DNA region includes the following protein-coding sequences:
- a CDS encoding inovirus-type Gp2 protein, producing the protein MHEITEDQEALEVIAHLDERMNLEETNINGRSTFVIHQGYGSRHLFGIEKFVKAIQRGWKGGFIEKTARYSGRKTIHELYLGKKYYRLLNDWIERYSDQYRYSARVEVFYSVCKAMGLIGQQNFHFEEPGEIARADGARSMDAFNMLIAEISMRCESREFKEEERLRQFNTKRNEENVLAMEEEMFEAKGRWLVLSLTLRYKPKYRRWITPETMQQHRDRLFAARRFNKLMAGIRNYVWAIEQGHDTGLHLHVILFYSGEHNHDEFIAKQIGEYWVDVVTEGKGDYWNSNRAWLKKRYEKFGHGIGVGQIDWSDTKKREALRKNLVYLAKAEQYLMSWSVERIRTFDMGQVPKKLKSGRPRAELQQQESEVGESHQFIGGRKDEQPPC
- a CDS encoding YfjI family protein, with the translated sequence MNNGFNQAPPLYPINAFPAEIEDAMYEVMNKVKSPDALVATSFLATMSIVCQGLIDVKLPIGQISPVSLNVLVKAESGERKTATDKIVGAPIYAHDEASVGQYEHDLRQYRSDYSFWKTVESAIKGIIAKAVKEGGSVDDLRMRLDQHLKEEPVKPRSRRFIHQNATEAALMHILEGEGRSIAIASDEGEVVFKGGLMNRAGLRNKGWDGAQLLVFDRVSTGSIIARQPRVTVNIMVQDAVLDVYQQDRGAVARGSGFWARYLVGAPDSTQGFRFITYIDEEWHHLPAFHSRVKELLDRYDSMMKSGEVKRQVIEFDPAAAADWIRMVNVTEGMIQPWQYLSDIHDFASKVMEIVSRVAALLHFFTRQKGRITLDTFNRAKAIVEWHLHEYKRLFSPQAMTPTMLENMVAVEKHLYFNYWKVGLLNVGKNQVLRNGPNHLRSKGQLEPVIHAMTAQGRIGLFKDGPSNRIMIALNPNYFNSLMYQ